CTTGAGCCCGCGCCCGGCGGCGGCATCGCCGTAGGCGATCATCTCGCGCGCCATCCGGTGCGCGGAGAGGACGTCGACCTCGTAGGGGACCTCGAACTCGTCGAGGGCCTGCGCGGCGGCCTCCATCACCGGCCAGTCGGAGTCGGATCCCATGACGATGCCGACCAGCGGCTGCTCACTCATTCGCTGTTTCCCTCTGTCGTTCTCTGGCGTTCTGGATCTCTGACGTGCTGCCCGGGACGTCCGACCGGCGAGGGCTACTCGGTGATGTCGCCGCGCAGATAGGCGGCGGCGTGCCGGGCCCGCTCCCGCACATCGTCCAGATCGTCCCCGAACACGGTGACGTGGCCCACCTTACGGCCGGGCTTCACGTCCTTCCCGTACATGTGCACCCGCAGCCCCGGATCCCGGGCCATGCAGTGGAGGTAGGCGTGGTACATGTCCGGGTAGTCGCCGCCCAGGACGTTCACCATCACGGTCCAGCGGGCGCGCGGGCGCGGGTCGCCCAGGGGCAGGTCCAGCACCGCGCGCAGGTGGTTCTCGAACTGCGAGGTGACCGCGCCGTCGATGGACCAGTGGCCGGAGTTGTGCGGGCGCATCGCCAGCTCGTTGACCAGGATCCGGCCGTCGCGGGTCTCGAACAGCTCGACCGCGAGATGGCCGGTGATGTCCAGCTCCCCGGCGATCCGCAGGGCCAGTGCCTGCGCCTCGGCCGCGAGGTCGGCGCCCAGGTCCGGCGCGGGCGCGGTCACCTCGTGGCAGATGCCGTTCTTCTGCAGCGACTCGACCACCGGGTAGGCCACGGCCTGCCCGTGCGGGGAGCGCACGACGTCCGCCGCGAGCTCCCGGACGAAGTCGACCTTCTCCTCGGCGAGGACCGGGACGCCCGCCCGGAACGGCTCGGCGGCCTCGGCCTCGTTCCGGACCACCCACACGCCCTTGCCGTCGTAGCCGCCGCGGGTGGTCTTCAGCACCACCGGCCAGCCCTCCGGGCCCTCGGCGGCGAACGCGGCCACGTCGGCCGGGTCGGCGACCAGCCGGTGCCGGGGGCAGGGCACGCCCAGCGCGTCCAGTCGGGCCCGCATCAGGCCCTTGTCCTGCGCGTACATCAGCGCGTCCGGGTCGGGCCGGACCGCGACGCCCTCGGCCTGGAGCGTCCGCAGGTGGTCGAGCGGGACGTGCTCGTGGTCGAAGGTGACCACCTCGCAGCCGGCGGCGAACCGCCGCAGGGTGTCGAGATCCCGGTAGTCGCCGAGGACGACGTCGTTCACCACCAGGGAGGCCGAATCCTGCGGGGTGTCCGCGAGGAGCCTCGTCCTGATGCCGAGCGGGATGGCCGCCTGGTGCGCCATGCGGGCGAGCTGCCCGCCTCCGATGATGCCGACTACTGGAAAAGTCACACCTGCAGGATATCGGGCCGCGCGGGCAGGTATCTGCGCAGGTGGTCCCCGAGTCCCTGCTTCCGCAGGTGCGCTCGGACACTTCCCCTTACCCTGGTCCGGAGAGGGGCAACCAGTCACGGAGTAATTGTGAGTCGGATGAGATACGCCCCTCGGCCCACGAACGAGGGCGCATGCAGGGATAGCATGTCCACCGCTCCCTATGAGCCATCAGAGAGACGGACCCACATGACCCCCACTGCCAAAGCACCTTCGACCGGCATCATCGGCCGCCTGGGCCAGGAGATCGCCAAGTTCGGTGCTGTCGGGATAATCGGCGTGGTCGTCCAGTTCGCGTCCCTGTCGGTACTGATCGACATGATGCCGCACGCGGTCGTTCGCGCGAACATCATCGCCACGTTGCTCGCCATTCTGGTCAACTACATCGGCTACCGGTACTGGGTCTACCGGGACACCGACTCCAAGACCCGGGCGCACGAGATCACCCTTTTCCTGATCTTCAGCGGAATCGGCCTGGTGGTCCAGAACGGCGTGCTCTACGCCCTCACCTACGGGCTGGACCTGCACACCAAGCTGGAGGTCATGGCCTGCAGCTTCATCGGCATCGGCGTCGCCACGCTGTTCCGCTTCTGGGCCTACCGGACCTGGGTCTTCAGTGCCCCGGCCGGCGCGGTCGAGGAGGCCGAGCAGATCCTCGCCACCAACACCGAGACCCCGGAGTCAGGCCCCGCCGCGTCCCCCGCCGCCGCCCCGGCGAAGGCCCCGACCGAGCCGCGCGTGCCCTCCCGCCGCGCCTGACCGGTCCCCCGGCTTCGAGCCGCACCGCCCAGAGGGCGGTGCGGCTCTTCTGTTACTGGTCCCCGACCTTGCGGCCCGGGGCTCCCGCTACCGGTCCTCGACCTTGCGGCCCGGGGCTCCCGCTACCGGTCCTCGACCTTGCGGCCGAGACTTCCCCTCACTGGTCCTCGACCTTGCGGCCGAGACTTCCCCTCACTGGTCCTCGACCTTGCGGCCGAGGAACAACGCGAACACCGGCGGCCGCTGCGACAGCAGGTCGAGTCGGCCGCCGTCCGCCTCGGCGAGGTCGCGGGCGACGGCGAGGCCGATGCCGGTGGAGTTGTGGCCGCTGACCGCGCGCTCGAAGACCCGGGCGCCCAGCTCGCTGGGGACGCCGACGCCCTCGTCCTGGACCTCCAGGACCGCCGAGGTGCCGCGCACCCGGGTCCGGATGGTGACCGAGCCGTCGCCGTGCATCAGCGAGTTCTCGATCAGCGCGGCCAGCACCTGGGCGACCGCGCCGGGCGTGCCGATGGCCTGGATGCCGGGCGGGCCCTCCAGGTACAGGGTGCGGTCGTAGCGGCGCAGCGCCGGGCGCCACTCCTCGACCTGCTGCTTGATCACGTCGTCCAGGTCGAAGGTGACCGCCGAGGCGTTGCGGGCCTCGCGGCTGTTGGTGAGCAGCCGCTGGACGACGTCGGTCAGCCGCTCGACCTGGGTCAGCGCGATCGCGGCCTCCTCCTTGACGGTGTCCAGGTCATCGGTCTCGACGATCTCCTCCAGCCGCATGGACAGCGCGGTCAGCGGGGTCCGCAGCTGGTGCGAGGCGTCGGCGGCGAGCCGGCGCTCGGCGGTGAGCATCCGGCCGATCCGGTCCGCGCTGGCGTCCAGCACCTCGGCGACCCGGTCGAGCTCGACGATGCCGTAGCGGCGCTGCCGGGGCCGGGGGTCGCCGGAGCCGAGCCGTTCGGCGGTCTCGGCGAGGTCGACCAGCGGCTGGGCCAGCCGCCGGGACTGCCAGACGGCGAGCGACATGGCCGCGACCACGGTGAGCACCGCCACCAGGCCGAGCAGCAGCAGCATGTTGCGGATCTCGCGGTCCAGCGGCTCGCGCGACTGCTGGACCAGGACCTGCTCGCCGTGGGCGCCGGTCTCCCGCGCGGTGATCGGGTCGTCGCCGGCCGGGCGGCTGCCCAGGGTGATCGGGGCCTGTCCGGGGACGGTGACCACGGCGTAGCGCTGGGCGTTCTGGCTGGCCAGCCCGGACAGCGCCTCGGCGTCGATGGGCTCGTCGGCGACCAGCCGGTTCTCCACCACCCCGATCAGGTGCAGTGCCTCGGTGGTGACCTGGGAGTGGGCGTTGCTGTCGATGCTGCGGGTCTCGACCACCCCCAGCGGCACGCTGAACAGGGCGATCACCACCAGCACCACAGCCAGGGTGGACGTGATGAGCCGGCGCTTCACTCAGCGCTCAGCTCTTCTCGAAGCGGAAGCCGACGCCGCGCACGGTGGTGATGTAGCGGGGGCTGGTGGCGTCGTCGCCGAGCTTCTTGCGCAGCCAGGAGATGTGCATGTCGAGGGTCTTGGTCGAGGTCCACCAGGTGGTGTCCCAGACCTGCCGCATGATCTGCTCGCGGGTGACCACCCGGCCGGCGTCCCGGACCAGGACCCGGAGCAGTTCGAACTCCTTGGCGGAGAGCTGGAGCTCCTCCTCGCCGATCCAGGCGCGGTGCGACTCGATGTCGATCTTGACCCCGTGCGCGCCGGTGGTGAGGTCCACGCTGCCGCGCCGGAGCAGCGCCCGGACCCGGGCCAACAGTTCGGCGAGCCGGAACGGCTTGGTGACGTAGTCGTCCGCACCGGCGTCGAGACCGACGACCGTGTCGACCTCGTCGGCGCGGGCGGTCAGCACCAGCACCGGGAAGCCGTGGCCCTCGGCGCGCAGCCGACGGCAGACCTCCAGGCCGTCCATGCCGGGCAGGCCGAGGTCGAGCACGAGCAGGTCGATGTTGCCGCCTTCGAGGCCGGCCTCCAGCGCGGACGGGCCGTCCTCGCGCACCACGACCTCGTAGCCCTCCCGGCGCAGCGCACGGGCCAGGGGCTCCGAGATGGCGATGTCGTCCTCGGCGAGCAGTACACGGGTCATGTACTGATCGTAGTGCGCCCGGGAACCGGCACCGGCGAAAAGTGGCTGGTCGTGATCGGCGGCCTCAGACCTCGCGGACGCCCGCCCGCCAGACCCCGGCGACCAGCGGGACACCGGGGCGGTAGGCGAGGTGGACGTGCGAGGGCGCGTCCAGCAGCACCAGGTCGGCGCGGGCGCCGACGCGGAGGCTGCCGACGTCGCTGCGGCGCAGCGCGGCGGCGCCGCCCGCCGTGGCGGCCCAGAGCGCCTCGTCCGGGGTCATCCCCATCTCCCGGACCGCGACGGCGATGCAGAAGGGGACGGAAGTGGTGAAGCTGGAGCCGGGGTTGCAGTCGGTGGACAGGGCCACGGTCGCTCCGGCGTCCAGCAGCCGCCGGGCGTCGGGGTAGACGGCGCGGGTCGAGAACTCGGCGCCGGGGAGCAGCGTCGCCACGGTGTCCGAGGAGGCCAGGGCGTCGACGTCGGCCGCCGAGAGGTGGGTGCAGTGGTCGGCGGAGGCCGCGCCCAGCTCGACCGCGAGCTGGACGCCGGGGCCCTCGGTGAGCTGGTTGGCGTGGACCCGAGGGGCGAGGCCGCGCTTCATCCCGGCGGTCAGCACCGCCCGCGCCTGGTCGCCGTCGAAGGCGCCGCGCTCGCAGAAGACGTCGACCCAGCGGGCGTGCGGGGCGCAGGCGTCCAGCATCGGGCCGGTGACCAGGTCGACGTAGCCGGCCGGGTCGTCGGCGTACTCGGGGGCGACCACATGGGCGCCGAGGTAGGTGACCTCGTCGGTGTGGCGGCCGGCGATCCGCAGCGCGCGGGCCTCGTCCTCGACGGTGAGGCCGTAGCCGGACTTGCACTCCAGCACGGTGGTGCCCTGGCGCAGCGCCTCGCGGACGTAGCGGGCCACATTGGCGTCGAGCTGCTCGTCGGTGGCGGCCCGGGTCGCGGCGACGGTGGTGCGGATGCCGCCGGCGCTGTAGGCGCGGCCGGACATCCGGGCGTTGAACTCGGCGGTGCGGTCCCCGGCGAAGACCAGGTGGGCGTGCGAGTCGACGAAGCCGGGAATCACCGCCCGGCCCCCGGCCGCCACCACCTCGTCGGCGGCGGGCGCGGCGGCGGCGGGGCCGACCCAGGCCACCCGCCCGTTCTCCAGCGCGATCGCGGCGTCGGCGAGCAGCCCCAGCGGACCCTCGCCGAGGGCGGGTCGTTGGTGGCGAGGCTGCCGATGTCGGTGATCAGGATGCTGCTCATCGGGGCTCCAGGCTGGGCGGGGGCGGGTCGGGGGCGGCCGGGTCGGGGTCGGCGGGGTCGGGGCGCGGGCGGTCAGACGCGCAGCTGCGCCATGGCCTCGGTCAGCGCCCGGCCGGTGTCCGGCAGGGCCTGGTGGACGCCGTCGCGGACGACGGTGCGACCGCCGACCACGACCTCCCGGACGTCCGCGCCGCCGGCGGCGAAGACCGCCGTCTCGGCGGCGAAGCGCGGCTCGGTACCGGCCGTGCGCGGGGTGTCCAGGGCGACGGTGCAGAAGTCCGCGAGCGCGCCGACGGCGATCCGACCGGCCTCGGACCAGCCGAGCGAGGCGTGGCCGTCCTCGGTCGCGGCGCGAAGCAGCGCGGCGGCCGTCCAGTGGCCGCGCCGCTGGGTGGCCAGCCGCTCGTTCAGCTCCAGCGCACGGGCCTCCTCGAAGGGGTCGATCACCGCGTGGCTGTCGCTGCCGAGCGAGATCGGGCAGCCGGCCTGGGAGAGCCGGCGGGCCGGGCCGATGCCGTCGGCGAGGTCGCGCTCGGTGGTCGGGCACATGCAGATCACCGTGGAGCTGTCGGCGAGCAGGCCGATGTCGGTGTCGGTGAGGTGGGTGGCGTGGACGGCGGAGGTGCGCGGGCCGAGCACCCCGTGCCGGGCCAGCAGCTGGGTGGGGCTGATCCCGTGGGCGGCCAGGCAGGCCTCGTTCTCGGCGGTCTGCTCGGAGAGGTGGACGTGCAGCGGTGCCCGGCGCTCCCGGGCCCAGTCGGCGACGGTGCCCAGCTGCTCGGCGGGCACGGCGCGGACCGAGTGCACGGCCGCGCCGATCCGGGCGTGCTCACGGGGCTTCAGCGCCCCGGCGCGGGCGGCCCAGGCGTCGGCGTCGCCGTCGCTGAAGCGCAGCTGGTGCCGGTTGGGGGCCTCGCCGAAGCCGGCCGCGAGGTAGCAGGTGTCGAGCAGGGTGATCCGGATCCCGGCCCGGGCGGCAGCCTCGATCAGCGCCTCGCCCATGGCGTTGGGGTCGTTGTAGCGGGCGCCGCCGGGGGCGTGGTGGACGTAGTGGAACTCGCCGACGGCGGTGATCCCGGCCAGCGCCATCTCGGTGTAGACGGCGGTGGCCAGGGCCAGGTAGCGGTCGGGGTCGAGCGCGTCGGCCACCCGGTACATGACGTCGCGCCAGGTCCAGAAGGTGCCGCTGCCGACCTGGACGCTGCCGCGCAGCGCCCGGTGGAAGGCGTGCGAGTGGGCGTTGGCCATGCCCGGCAGGGCCAGTCCGGTGAGCACGGTGGCCCCGGCCGGGGCCGGGCCGCTGTCGGGGGTGACGGCGGTGATCCGGCCCTCGGCGGAGACGGCGATCAGCACGTCCGACTCGACCACCGGGTCGGTCCAGGCGTGCGGCGCCCAGAACAGGCGGTCCGGGCCCCCCTCGCCCCGGGCCGCCGCGCTGCGCGGCTCGGGCATGCTCCGGGCCGCGGGCATGGTCCCGGGGGCCTGCCGCGGACCGGACAGCGGATCGGCCTCGCGGACTGTCTCCGCCACGGACGGGCTCACCGGCATGTCAGGTCCTCCAGGACGTCGGCCAGCGCTGCCGCACCGGCCAGGCAGTCGGTCTCGACGGCGTGCTCGCTCGGCGAGTGCGAGACGCCGGTGGGGTTGCGGACGAACAGCATGGCGGTCGGCACGACCGCGGACAGGATGCCCGCGTCGTGGCCGGCGCCGGTCGGCAGGACCGGGGTGTCCGGCCCGAGCCGGGCGGCCAGCCGGTCGCGGAGCGGGGCGTCGAAGTCGACCACCGGGGTGTAGGACTCGCGCACCACCTCGGCCCGGACGCCGTCCCGCTCGGCCCGTTCGCCCGCGGCCTGGGTGATCTCCTCGACCAGGGCGGTGAGCGTGGCCTCGTCGGCGGCGCGCGAGTCCAGCCAGCCGCGCACCAGCGAGGCGATGGCGTTGGTGCCGTTGGGCTCGACCGCGACCTTGCCGAAGGTCGCCAGCGCGCCGTGCTGCCGGGCCTTCTTCCGGGCCGCCAGCACGGTGTTGGCATAGGTCAGCATCGGGTCCCGGCGGTCCTCCAGCCGGGTCGTCCCGGCGTGGTTGGCCTCGCCGTGGAAGTCGAAGCGCCAGCGGCCGTGGGGCCAGATCGCCGAGGCGACGCCGACCGGATGGGGCGTGTCGGCCAGGAACCGCCCCTGTTCGACATGGAGTTCGACATAGGCGGCGACCCTGGACAGCCGTTCGGCGTCCTTGCCCAGGGCCGTCGGGTCCTGCCCGGCCACCTCCATGGCGTCGGGCAGCCTGACCCCGTCGGCGTCACGCAGCGCGTACGCCTGATCCGCCGTCAGCACCCCGGCGCTGAGCCGTGATCCGACGCAGGCGACGCCGAAGCGCGCGCCCTCCTCGTCGACGAAGTTGGTCAGCGCCAGCGGGCGGACCGGCTCGACCCCGCGCTGCAGCAGCGCGTCCAGCGCGGCGAAGGACGAGACCACGCCGAGCGGGCCGTCGAAGGCGCCGCCGTCCGGGACCGAGTCCAGGTGCGAGCCGGTGACGATCGCCCCCTCGCCCTGCGGGTCGCCGTACCAGGCCCACTGGTTGCCGTTCCGGTCCACCTCGTAGACCAGTCCGCGCGCGGCGGCCTGCTCGGCGAACCAGGCCCGGCACTCGGCGTCGGCCGCGGTCCAGGCGTGCCGCCGGTACCCGCCGGACGCGTCGAAGCGTCCGACGGGCAGCAGGTCGGCCCACATTCGGCGGTAGCCGTCGGCGGCGTCGCCGAGCCGTTCCTCCCACTCGCTCACGTGACTACTCGCCCTCACGCATGGGGATGCGGACGCCGCGCTCGTCGGCGACCTCGGCGGCGATGTCGTAGCCGGCGTCGACGTGCCGGATGACGCCCATGCCGGGGTCGTTGGTGAGCACCCGGCGGATCTTCTCGCCGGCCAGCTTGGTGCCGTCGGCGACGGTGACCTGGCCGGCGTGGATCGAGCGGCCGATGCCGACGCCGCCGCCGTGGTGGATGGAGACCCAGGAGGCGCCGGAGGCGACGTTGACCATGGCGTTGAGCAGCGGCCAGTCGGCGATGGCGTCCGAGCCGTCGAGCATCGCCTCGGTCTCCCGGTAGGGGGAGGCCACCGAGCCGCAGTCGAGGTGGTCGCGGCCGATCACCAGCGGCGCTTCGAGGGTGCCGTCGGCGACCATCTCGTTGAAGCGCTCGCCGGCCTTGTCGCGCTCGCCGTAGCCGAGCCAGCAGATCCGGGCCGGCAGGCCCTGGAAGTGGACCCGCTCGCCGGCCATCTTCATCCAGCGGGCCAGCGACTCGTTCTCCGGGAAGAGTTCGAGGATGGCCTTGTCGGTGGCGGCGATGTCCTTGGGGTTGCCGGAGAGCGCGGCCCAGCGGAACGGGCCCTTGCCCTCGCAGAACAGCGGCCGGATGTAGGCGGGCACGAAGCCGGGGAAGTCGAAGGCCCGGGTGTAGCCGGCCAGCTGCGCCTCGCCGCGGATCGAGTTGCCGTAGTCGAAGACCTCGGCGCCCTTGTCCTGGAAGCCGACCATCGCCTCGACGTGCCTGGCCATGGACTCGCGGGCGCGGACGGTGAACTCGGCCGGCTTCTCGGCGGCGTAGGTCGCCATGTCGTGGAAGTCGATGCCGATCGGCAGGTAGGCCAGCGGGTCGTGGGCGCTGGTCTGGTCGGTGACGATGTCGATCGGGGCGTCCATCGCCAGCAGCTGCGGGACCAGCTCGGCGGCGTTGCCGAGCAGGCCGATGCTGAGCGGCTTGCGCTGGTCGCGGGCCTCGACCGCGAGCTCCAGGGCGTGCTTGAGGTTCTTGGCCTCGACGTCCAGGTAGCGGTGCTCGATCCGGCGGGTGATCCGGGTCTGGTCGACGTCGATGCAGATGGCGACGCCGTCGTTCATGGTCACCGCGAGCGGCTGGGCGCCGCCCATCCCGCCGAGGCCGGCGGTGAGGGTGATGGTCCCGGCCAGGGTGCCGTTGAACTTCTTGGCGGCGACGGCGGCGAAGGTCTCGTAGGTGCCCTGGAGGATGCCCTGGGTGCCGATGTAGATCCAGGAGCCGGCCGTCATCTGGCCGTACATGGTGAGGCCGAGCTGCTCCAGACGGCGGAACTCCTCCCAGTTGGCCCAGTCGCCGACCAGGTTGGAGTTGGCGAGCAGGACGCGCGGCGCCCACTCGTGGGTCTGCATCACGCCGACCGGACGGCCGGACTGGACCAGCATGGTCTCGTCCTGCTTCAGCGTCTGCAGGGTGCGGACCATGGCGTCGAAGGAGCGCCAGTCGCGGGCGGCCTTGCCGGTGCCTCCGTAGACGACGAGCTTGTCGGGGTGCTCGGCGACCTCGGGGTCGAGGTTGTTCATGAGCATTCGCAGCGCGCCCTCCTGCTGCCAGCCCTGGGTGGTGAGCGCGGTGCCGCGCGAGGCGCGCACCGGGCGCGGGCCGCTCTGCTGCTGCGTCATGACTCTGTGACCTCCTCGACGGGTGGACCGGCGGTCCACCCTGATGGATACATTCATTCAGTTCTGCGTACCTTGAAGATACCCAATCATTCGCGGCTCCACCAGAGCCATTCGGCCTCCGCCTGTACCGGTGACCTCCCCCTGGAGCACGGTAGGCCGGTGTCCTCCCGCCCGCGAGCGAGAGGACACCGGCCTGAACCGTGCGGTGATCATGCAGTTGTGGGACCTGTTGCGGCCGTGGGACCTGTTGCGGCCGTGGGACCTGTCGCGGCCGTGGGACCTGTCGCGGCGGGGCTTACCGCCGGGCCGCCGCGCCGCGCACCACCGGGCGGACGCTGCCGGCCGCCGGGCCGGTGGAGGCGAAGGCGCCGATCCGGCTGCGCCGGCCCAGCAGCCGGCCGTCCTCGGTCCGCGCCCAGAGCAGGGTCTCGTGCCCGTGCTCCCAGCGCGCCTGCAGCCAGACCGCCAGTTGCAGTCCCACGCCGTAGCCGAGCACCAGCAGCCCCGCCGCCGGACCGGCCAGCAGTCCGAGCCCGCAGGTCACGATCATCCCGCCGAGCAGCCAGAGGCCGTTCATCCGGGCCATCCGCCGCCTGGTCTCCTGCGGCGGCTCCAGAGTGATCGCGAAGGCTGCCTTCTCCGCGCCGCGGGCCCGCCCGGCGTACCAGCGGAACCGGCCGAGCAGCCCGGCGAGCAGGGCCAGGACGAACAGCGCGGCGCCGAGGTAGGCACCGCGCCGGCTCCCGGTGAGGGTCGGCTCCAGCAGTCCGGCCAGCGCGCCGACCAGGCCGATCCACATCAGCGTGCGGGCGACCGTTCCCCGGACGACCACCACGCGAGCCCGCGCATATGTCCCACGCATTCCACGACTCCCAATCCTTGAAAGCTCCCCATCAGTCAAAGCCTTGGCGGGACCTTAGCCCCGATCTGTGAGAACGGGGTGAATGCCGGCCGGAGAAAATTCCGGGGCGAACGCGGCGGCAGCCATCGTCCGACGGCGCAGCCCCAACCCCCGGTACAGCCGGACGGCGGGGGCGTTGTCGTCGTTCACCAGCAGCGCCACCCGGCCGTGCGCCGCCAGGGCCTCGCGCACTGCGTGTCCGCAGACCTGGGCGGCCAGGCCCCGGCCCCGGGCGGCGGGGTGGACGGCGACCCCGGCGAGCAGCCCGACCGTGGGCGCCGACCAGGCCAGCGCGGCGACGGCGAGCAGCTCCCGCGCCGCCCCGCGGACCCCCACCCACTGCTCCACGCCCGGACGGTCCGGGTGGGCGTGGGAGTCGGCGAAGGCGAGATCGAGCAGGTCCGCGACGGCGGGCTCGTCGGCCGGCCCCAGCCGGCTCGCCCGCCCGGTCGGCAGCGGCGCCTCCGCCGCGGTCCGCTCCATCCAGCTGAACGGGGAGGTCGGCTGCAACCCCGGGAGCTGCTCGACGGCGGCGGCCACCACAGCGGGCTCGCCGAGCGCACGGTAGCCGGGACCGACCTCTGCCAGCACCTGTCGGAACAGGGCCACGGCGGCGTGGAGGCCGGCGGGGTCGGCCGCGTGGAGGGCGATCCGGTCGCGGCCGGAGAGGTCGGGGGCGGCCACGGCGACCGCGCCGTCCAGGGTCCAGGCCCGGCTGGTCCCGCCGACCCGGCGGGTCAGCCCCTGGGCGGCCCAGAGCAGCAGGGAGTCGTCGTCGCAGAGGGCGGCCAGCCGGCCGGGGTCGTTGATCTCGTGCATCCGGAGATCATCGCCCACCCGGGCGCGCGGTCCCTCGTCCGGGGCGCACAACCGCTCCGCGCGCCCGGAGATCGGGTGAATCCCGGGGCGGTCGGGGCACGAACCGGCGGTTTCGGGCCTCCTGCGGATGAGAGTAGGGCCGACCTACGCTCCCCCGATCCGAACTCAGGAGAACCGAAGCCATGTCAGCACCGAAGCGTCTGCGCATCCTCGTCCCCGCCCTGGCCGTTCCGGCGCTGGCCGCGCTGGCCGCGGTCGCGTCCGCCGGCCCGGCGCAGGCCGCGCCCGCGCACCCCGCTCCGGGCGCCCGGATCGCCCACACCGCCTGGGCCCACCCCCACCGCGCCCACCTGCTGCCGGCGCACCTGCTGCCGCTGCACGCCCAGCCCGGCGACGCCTCGCCGGTCATCGGCCGCCTGGCCAAGGGCGACCGCTTCACCACCCACCAGAACCGGGGCGGCTGGACCCAGATCACCGACCGCACCACCCACGCCGAGGGCTGGGCCCACTTCACCCACCCGCACCGCACCACCTCGCGGGTCGGCCTGGAGCACGGCCGGGTCATGGGGCGCTGAGTCAGGCACCCGGTCGGGCACCCGGTCGGGCGCCGGGTCCGGCGCCCGGTCAGCCGACGAACAGGCCGCGGGCGGCGGCGCCCTGCTCGAACGCCTCCAACCGGGCCACCGACTCCGGCAGTTCGTCGCACATCGCCTGGAGCAGTACCCGCCCCAGCATCATCGGGGCGCAGGCGGTGTCGAACACCAGGCTGGAGCCGACCGCCGCCGGCAGCATCACGTCGGTCAGCTCGGCGACCGGCGCGAACACGCTCTCGGCCACGGTGACCACGGTCAGTCCGGCGCGCTTCGCGGCCGAGAGCACGTCCACCACCTCGCGCGGGTGCCTCGGCAGCGAGAAGCAGATCAGCGCGGTCGCGCCGGCCTGGACGGCCTGCTCGACCTGGTCCAGCGCCATGGAGCCGCCCTGGTCGATCAGCCGGACGTCCGGATGGACCTTGGCCGCGAAGTAGGCGAAGCCGTGCGCCTGGGCCGAGGCCGCGCGCAGCCCGAGCACCGGCAGCGGCCGGGAGGCCGCGAGCAGTCGCGCGGCCTG
The Streptacidiphilus albus JL83 genome window above contains:
- a CDS encoding GNAT family N-acetyltransferase encodes the protein MHEINDPGRLAALCDDDSLLLWAAQGLTRRVGGTSRAWTLDGAVAVAAPDLSGRDRIALHAADPAGLHAAVALFRQVLAEVGPGYRALGEPAVVAAAVEQLPGLQPTSPFSWMERTAAEAPLPTGRASRLGPADEPAVADLLDLAFADSHAHPDRPGVEQWVGVRGAARELLAVAALAWSAPTVGLLAGVAVHPAARGRGLAAQVCGHAVREALAAHGRVALLVNDDNAPAVRLYRGLGLRRRTMAAAAFAPEFSPAGIHPVLTDRG
- a CDS encoding SH3 domain-containing protein → MSAPKRLRILVPALAVPALAALAAVASAGPAQAAPAHPAPGARIAHTAWAHPHRAHLLPAHLLPLHAQPGDASPVIGRLAKGDRFTTHQNRGGWTQITDRTTHAEGWAHFTHPHRTTSRVGLEHGRVMGR
- a CDS encoding MurR/RpiR family transcriptional regulator codes for the protein MQSREPGRSPIIPGCGSSNAKGRVSVSEETPSAVGEGVTPGPSGRLLGLFDGHRLTPTQRRIAHCLVRNAADAPFLSSVEVAELAGVSQPSVTRFAVALGFDGYPALRRRLRELGPGDQVEPGVGQETAKDAVRNEQQQAVLAEIANLQHLAAVLADPEPVLQAARLLAASRPLPVLGLRAASAQAHGFAYFAAKVHPDVRLIDQGGSMALDQVEQAVQAGATALICFSLPRHPREVVDVLSAAKRAGLTVVTVAESVFAPVAELTDVMLPAAVGSSLVFDTACAPMMLGRVLLQAMCDELPESVARLEAFEQGAAARGLFVG